The following DNA comes from Papaver somniferum cultivar HN1 chromosome 4, ASM357369v1, whole genome shotgun sequence.
CTTcgtcttgtacaccctagttgtcttcttatcatacacataaccctttctaTTGTGACTTGCTTCAGGCGACCCACTacactcgcataccatttcaaaccgcgtagatttttgttgggtgtttttcactagaacgcacatcttctcttttgctttctcaacaatccaatttACCGTGTCGTCTTTTTTCttccattccaaatcattagcataatgtgcggaagtatcaggacccctaacattgtgagcttgaggctgatccgtcatcggtaccaatgcaaTCTACAAAACTACacaagttagttgatatgtacTACAAAAGTCGACAGAGTCGATATATAAAACAACGCCGGCTAAAGAACAACCGGCATGGTCGAAAAATAAAACAGTGTCGACCaaactatagtcggcagggtccgTATCCTCTACAATGCCGGCTTAAGCATGTTTCAAATTCGTTTCCTGTGCTACAAAAAATCTtgtagtcggcagggtcgatataTAAAACAACACCGGATAAATAACAGCCAGCTTGGTCGAAAAATAAAACAGTGCCGACCaaactatagtcggcagggtcaaCGTACCACTACAATGCCGTCTTAAGCATGTTTCAATCACGTCTTCTGTGTTGCAAAAAAAAACTTGTAGTCGGCAGGGTTCATAttttcgaccttgccgactaaaatacTGCTCATGAAAAGTCGGAGCATTGGGTAATATATACCACGCCGACGTTTACAGTCGACATGATCGACAATCGTTGATCTTGCCGACACTCGGcagcaaaagtgaaaaaaaatagcaaaaccgatcatttgcatggaaaaatcacaatcttcaccacgtaAGTTGTCTATCTGATTACTTGCAgctccattctcttcttcttggtcattggattctacgtttggctcaagacattcatcacttccatacccatcttgagtttgaggaaaataaaagtgaggatcatgcatataatccatttgatcatgatttggtagatcatcatacaagtactcatctttttttttcttcgaaacataagtactcatctgtaggaggaaagttagaagactcccccacttcaaaatcaggatttaAATCACTCATctcactcatatcacaaatttctcaaaaacccttacttcccccccccccccccccccccccccctactacttcattctctttcttactctcaattatttccaaatccactcatataaatcaactaactaatctaatcatttcaattaaattaatgttAATCATTGCAGGAGCAAttttgccatttagaaaatacaaggttaaggggtggcttattttacttcaaaatgacctaatttttgtcttattagctatatcccaattaatttgggtaatACCCCAATCAAGCTAGGATTAAGTACGACGAAACTAACGATGCTTCTTAACGCCCCTTCATTACTAAGAATTCCTCTCCCTCACCACCAAAATCCTCTCCTCAGATTTTCGAAAAGAATTTTCCTTTATCATCTTCCAAACTCCTTCACAGCAGATTCTGCTCTAAAATGACTACACCAACAGCAACATCTCTCATACAAACTATTCATTTAAATGTCAAAGGAGGAGAAAAAGGAACTCCTGTTGAGATTATAGCAGCTCCTGGTTTATCTCATCATGACTTCAGGTAACTCATTTCCTTCAGTTTTTattattagggtttttttttttgtaaagaaaTAATTTGATTTGAATTGAAATTTATGTTATAGGATGGCAATTGAATCGTCTTTGTTTAAGAAATGGTTGGAGAATATGCAATGTGAAACTGGGATTTTGACTTATGGAGATATGTCTTTGAAAAGAGTTCTGGTTCAGGTAACATTACTTGTAGTTTGATATCCATTAGCTgatttagggtttgggttttttgtAGTTTGATATAAATTGTCAAAGATTGAGGGGGGGTTAGAGTAAATTGTACTCCCAAGTTTTATTTACTTCTGTATTGGTAAATGTTTGACATTGATCTCTAGGTTTTCTGTTTGGTAACAGGGTGTGGATATGTTTGGGAAACGCACTGGTTTTGTCAAGTTCAAAGCGGATGTTATACACGATGAAACCGGAAATcaggtattttcataaatccaccATGTTCTTCttaattgatttttgtttttcgGCCAAAGATGATTGTGTCCAAGTTTTGTGGTGTTGATCAGTTCATGAGTATCCAATAACAATGCTTCAGATCGTTGTTTGTCAGATGTTAAAACCAAAAATTTGTTATATCCTGCATTTGGATACATTGTGTGCTAGTTTAGTTTCAAAACATTAGCGACTCAGCTGGTTGTGCAGTTTATTCTGTTTCTGTTTTTCGAATTAACCTTATCTGAGTTGTGCGACTGACGCAATCGCTTCATTGCCAGTTATGTAAAATGCACAAGTGGATTCGGTAACTTATTTGGTATTATTGCTGGAGTTATCGACATATCCAACTTACATGCCAGCTTAGACCATCCACAATTTTGGCAGAATATGGCATGTATACTATAATTTTGCTCCCAATGGTCCTTGCTAAAGCTAAATTATTACATATATATTATACTAGAATGCCATATTGCTATTTATAACCGGACTCCTTCTCAGAAAAGGTCTGGGCACCGGGCTAGATTGAGATTGAGCCTGGCATGGGGCTCAGATCCAGATTCAGCCTCACCATAATAAAGGGTTTAGGCTTGCTCTCAGACATGGCCTATTGGTTAGGCTTTCTCTCATATATGGCCTATTGATGAGACTCATTCTCAGAACTAGCCTAAACTCCATCTGATACTGAGTCCgtaaagtaaaaaaataaaaaaatcccaCTGTGGGTGTTGGCTTGCTAAAGCTAAAATCTATAGCCAAATTTGGCTTTTAACTTTAACTTTTACCTTGCGCCATTGTGTATGGTCTTACACATCAATGgacctttatttttttattacattTTAAAAGTATCTACTATATTTTTTTAATTCGTTGATGCTTCATGTGTATGAATTAATCGAAGTTTAAGTTCCAGGTATTGTATTCTCAAGGGGTGCAGCTGTTGCCGTGCTGATCCTCTTAGACTCTGGAAATGAGACTTATGTCGTACTTACAGAGCAGGTATGTATGTGGATTTTAAAATCATTCCACTTGACGTGCTTGATGAGCTGTACATCTCATGTGGTTTGAAATCAAGTAAACGTTTCTGCGCCTTTTAGGTTAGAGTTCCTGTTGGGAGGCTTATATTAGAGCTACCAGCTGGAATGTTGGACGATGACAATGGTGATGTGATAGGCACAGCAGTTCGTGAGGTTATGTTTCTCCCTCTTTGATGCATAGACAGATATACTCATCCACACCTAACATTGCCTATCTTGTGTCACACATTTGACCCAAGTTCTAGCAACTTCTTTGCGTGATATATCACAGGTTGAAGAGGAGACTGGTATAAAACTTAAAATGTCAGACATGGTTAATCTCACAGCCTTCCTCGAACCAGCAACAGGTGGCAAAGTATTTCCATCACCAGTAAGTGTACACTATACATATCTTTCCCAGACAGTGTACATACATACTCATCTGTTTGTAGTCAATGATGTAGATTTACAGAAACGGTTTCTTATGCTGATTTTTACCTGTAGATTCTCATTTTGGTCTGTGAATGTGTAGGGTGGATGTGACGAGGAACTGAGTCTATTCATGTACAAAGGTGAAGTGGATAAGGAAGTTATTGACGCACTACAGGGTAAAGAAACAGGTCTTCGAGATCACGGGGAACTGATTAAGGTACGCGTTGTTCCCTATGATAAATTGTGGCGCGTCACCGCCGATATGAAGGTTCTGTCAGCAGTCGCCCTTTATGAAATGTCCAAGAGAGATGGGCTTCTGCCTTCGAAATAGAGCTTGGTTATAGGGTTTTTCTTTGCTAAAAAACACTTCTGAGTAGGAAAAGTGGTTTCATCAGCCACTGAAAAAGCAGAATATGTGATTTTGTTTCAGACCCTCAATTGTTTAACAACTATCTCTTGAAGAATGacttttctttctctgttttgcCTTTGATTTCACATTTGCATTTTCATATCAAGTGGTCCATCAGAAAAATTAGAGACACCGGTCTAAGAAGATGAATCTAGTAAAAGTACAGGTATGCAGTTGTCAGACTCCCTTTGTGTTAGTTGATTTTTTCAGAATCAGATTTCAATTATTGAAGGAtatgttgtttcttttgtaagAAAAAAGTAGTCTGAAACATAGTCTGCTCAAAATTCCACTAGGGATACGGAGGTAGGTAGGACATAAAGATTATTGGATGATCTAGTCTTGGTGTGAGATAGATAAGTAATGATAGCATGCAGGCTTTCCCCAACTCAACTGTTGTTTAAAACGACTTTGTTGCAGAGCACTAGTATGTTAGAAGCAAGTAAGTTGTCGAATCTGCTAAGAAGATTAAAGGAAATTGCTTTGAAATTAAGGAGTACTGGTGACTGGTCACCAAACATGGTGCTATTAgtgaatcttcttcttttttccctgCGTACATTCCAATTAGGAGCTGAAGAATCTGTTCCAAATCACTTTTGAATTCCACATTGTAGCCACTCAGCTCAATAGCGCATTGTAAAGCCATTTCGGCACCATTTAGTTCAAGTTGCTCTTTAGAGGACCATCCAGAAGATTCTCCCCTTGCTTCTTGACAGTATCCTGCACCATCAATAAGAGTAAGACCTACTACGGAGTCGCATATATTAGGAAGCATTGAAAGAGCAATGTTAATTCTGAGATTCATATTTTTAGGCAGGTTCCAGTTGTCAATGTCTTCATCCTGCAATGGATCAAATTAAAGGCTTTGAGCCAGACTGCAATTAGTATTTTGAACGTTGACGAGACTCATGAGAGTCACAATTGTTGCAGTTGGCGTCCAATTATTGAAGGAATCAAGGAAATGTAAACTTCATACCCTTTGAAGTTTGAAGGATATAGGCCCAATTGTGCAGGAGTCCAGTAACATGGGTGAAAAACATACTTTTCTGAAtgttttttgtgttttgttttgtttgaaaATTTGTCATTTCGCTGGCGTATGCTAGTTTGCAAGTTCTTAACCCGGATTACAGCTGGTGAACACGCTATTGGCAAGAGATGGTTTCTAAATTTGCACATTTTGGCCTATGTGCTTGAGTGCATCAAATCCTCCAGTAACCAAATTGGAGGATGTGACCATCCTTTCATTGTTTCCCCCACACTAGTAAAGCAACTGATACCGAACCCTATATGATGAAAACATGAAAGGTATTGAATGTGGTCACATGGGGGACCTTTGTTGCATACCAAAAGGTTAAGAATAATCCAAAAGTAACGCAAATAATGGAACCAGCTTTTATCTTTGAATGAAATTTGGAAGATAAAAGTGTACATGTACTGAGATGAGAGTCTGAGATAGTAACAACAATTGAAGCTATCTTTATAAGGCTGTGGTTTTGTTTGAACTAATTGGGTTCCAAAATGGATCAAAATGAAGACCAATGGATGATATCACCGGCAATCCTCTTGATTCCTTGATTAAGATTTTGACTCTCTTGGCATGAACAACTCCCACTTCAAGCCTATGAAGCCTCTTGTAACCAATTGTTGTTCCATTAGCAACCAGTTTTCCATCTACGTGAATCTCATGCTTTTTAACTCTCTGCCCTAGGCCGATTGCCTCTTGAATTCTCACAACATTGAATTTTATTCCTCCCTTGTTATCCCCTAATATTTCAATCCAGTGATTGCCTTTTGAGTTATCTTTCGGCGTCCAATATGACCATAAATGATCGCCATCAAGTACGTTTTCCGGGCGGAAACTTTCTCCTTTCTGGCTGCTGGCTTTTATGACATTTCCTTCAGCCAAATTGACAGTAAAAACTGTATCGATTGCTTTTCGAAATTCTCCGAGATGTTGAATATCGGTTTCTGATACAAGGCCTGTTGTATTAGGAGGTACATTTAATAAGAGCACACAATTTCTTCCCACTGAGTTGTAGTATATATCGAGCAGTAGACTTAACGGCTTGGGCTCCTCCGATTTGTGCCAAAACCAACCTGGTCTTATCGATACGTCACACTCAGCAGGCAACCAGTCTGTTCCTTTTGGATCACCAATATTAAGATAGCTGCAAACGATCAAACATACTGATATTTTCAGTGCAGTTCGGTCTGAAAATGATGCCCTCTCCAATTTTACCTGGCAATGGGATAGGAAAATCTTATCCCAAGGGAAGAACGAATATTACCTGACATCGACGCCCTCTCCAATTTTCAGTGCAGTTCGATTGATTGGCGACCAACATGTACTCCCAGCATATCCTTTTTCATCTCCAACCCATCTAACATCAGGACCAGCATCAGAGAATATGTTGATAGAATCTTGCAGTTCTTTAACAATGGAAAACCAATCTTGGAAGTAGTATGACATATTTGGCGCATTTGCTCCTTTCGCTCCATCAAACCAGATCTCTTGAACCTTTCCATATCTATCGAATAATCAGATAAGAAAGCAACAGAAATGGATAGAAGTTAgtaatggcaataaaaatttatTCATAAAAATATTCTGATCTGTTAACAACTTGACA
Coding sequences within:
- the LOC113274974 gene encoding nudix hydrolase 14, chloroplastic-like; amino-acid sequence: MTTPTATSLIQTIHLNVKGGEKGTPVEIIAAPGLSHHDFRMAIESSLFKKWLENMQCETGILTYGDMSLKRVLVQGVDMFGKRTGFVKFKADVIHDETGNQVPGIVFSRGAAVAVLILLDSGNETYVVLTEQVRVPVGRLILELPAGMLDDDNGDVIGTAVREVEEETGIKLKMSDMVNLTAFLEPATGGKVFPSPGGCDEELSLFMYKGEVDKEVIDALQGKETGLRDHGELIKVRVVPYDKLWRVTADMKVLSAVALYEMSKRDGLLPSK
- the LOC113274976 gene encoding uncharacterized protein LOC113274976, with product MTNFQTKQNTKNIQKSMFFTHVTGLLHNWAYILQTSKGYCQEARGESSGWSSKEQLELNGAEMALQCAIELSGYNVEFKSDLEQILQLLIGMYAGKKEEDSLIAPCLVTSHQYSLISKQFPLIFLADSTTYLLLTY
- the LOC113274973 gene encoding alpha-L-fucosidase 1-like, producing MGHHDFFTRFMILYLQLVAFFMSIWVSTAAATNSPTPPLPILPLPSATQLKWQQREVIMFFHFGVNTFTNSEWGTGKENPSIFNPTGLNASQWMDVAANAGVSLVILTAKHHDGFCLWPSQYTDHSVISSPWKDGKGDVVQEFVTAAKIRGIDIGLYLSPWDMHDKRYGHEREYNEYYLAQLQELLTRYGKVQEIWFDGAKGANAPNMSYYFQDWFSIVKELQDSINIFSDAGPDVRWVGDEKGYAGSTCWSPINRTALKIGEGVDVSYLNIGDPKGTDWLPAECDVSIRPGWFWHKSEEPKPLSLLLDIYYNSVGRNCVLLLNVPPNTTGLVSETDIQHLGEFRKAIDTVFTVNLAEGNVIKASSQKGESFRPENVLDGDHLWSYWTPKDNSKGNHWIEILGDNKGGIKFNVVRIQEAIGLGQRVKKHEIHVDGKLVANGTTIGYKRLHRLEVGVVHAKRVKILIKESRGLPVISSIGLHFDPFWNPISSNKTTAL